A genomic stretch from Kribbella amoyensis includes:
- a CDS encoding NADH:ubiquinone reductase (Na(+)-transporting) subunit F gives MGDKHVVRFEPVGIEIEVDEEQTILRAAAEQGVMLMHGCKEGQCSSCKSFVLDGDDIELDRYSTFALPEYELDEGYTLLCRAHPYEDLTIELLNYDEEMIRSGLPIQERTAEVVANDPVTHDLRHLVLKLDDAGELKYFPGQYVDIRVPGWEATRSFSMANPTSREDGLLEFVIKVYPGGLFSEHLATRLAVGDRLELSGPFGVFTLRDNADAPLLFLGGGAGMAPILSLLRSMAARGIDRPTTFYYGARARRDLCFEAELRELERTLPRFRYVPALSEPAEDDGWDGKAGLITDVVKQHEADLTGADAYVCGPPPMVEAAIPLLEQLGVAAKHVYYDKFTTTGDAGDSKVLEAENR, from the coding sequence ATGGGCGACAAGCACGTCGTACGGTTCGAGCCCGTCGGGATCGAGATCGAGGTCGACGAGGAGCAGACGATCCTGCGGGCCGCCGCCGAGCAGGGCGTGATGCTGATGCACGGCTGCAAGGAGGGCCAGTGCTCCTCCTGCAAGTCGTTCGTGCTCGACGGCGACGACATCGAGCTCGACCGGTACTCGACGTTCGCGCTGCCCGAGTACGAGCTGGACGAGGGGTACACGCTGCTGTGCCGGGCGCACCCGTACGAGGACCTGACGATCGAGCTGCTCAACTACGACGAGGAGATGATCCGCTCCGGACTCCCGATCCAGGAGCGGACCGCCGAGGTGGTCGCCAACGACCCGGTCACCCACGACCTGCGGCACCTCGTGCTGAAGCTGGACGACGCCGGTGAGCTGAAGTACTTCCCCGGCCAGTACGTCGACATCCGGGTACCGGGCTGGGAGGCGACCAGGTCGTTCTCGATGGCGAACCCGACCAGCCGGGAGGACGGGCTGCTCGAGTTCGTCATCAAGGTGTACCCGGGTGGGCTGTTCTCCGAGCACCTGGCCACCCGGCTGGCGGTCGGCGACCGGCTCGAGCTGTCCGGCCCGTTCGGGGTGTTCACCCTGCGGGACAACGCCGACGCGCCGCTGCTCTTCCTCGGTGGTGGGGCCGGGATGGCCCCGATCCTGTCGCTGCTGCGGTCGATGGCGGCCCGCGGCATCGACCGCCCGACCACCTTCTACTACGGGGCCCGGGCCCGCCGGGACCTCTGCTTCGAGGCGGAGCTGCGGGAACTCGAACGCACCCTGCCGCGGTTCCGCTACGTACCGGCTCTGTCCGAGCCGGCCGAGGACGACGGGTGGGACGGCAAGGCCGGTCTGATCACCGACGTCGTGAAACAGCACGAAGCCGATCTGACCGGCGCGGACGCCTACGTCTGCGGGCCGCCGCCGATGGTCGAAGCCGCGATCCCGCTGCTGGAACAGCTCGGGGTGGCGGCCAAACACGTCTACTACGACAAGTTCACCACGA